In Bacteroidia bacterium, a genomic segment contains:
- the folP gene encoding dihydropteroate synthase, protein MGILNVTPDSFYDGGKFSSEMEIVSAVEKMILDGATIIDVGAVSTRPDSIQINSEEEIKRLKPAFSILQKMFPDTWFSLDTYRSNVAKMAVEEYGFGMINDISAGKFDNKMFTVISGLKIPYIIMHMQGTPENMQHNPVYSKITPEIISNFSEILNELKQLGVNDVLIDPGFGFGKTIEHNYKLLKELTAFKIFELPIVVGVSRKSMIYKLLQCSADDALNGTSIVNTLALINGADILRVHDVKQAVEALKIVELYKNC, encoded by the coding sequence ATGGGTATTTTAAATGTTACTCCCGATTCTTTTTATGATGGTGGAAAATTTTCTTCTGAAATGGAAATAGTTTCAGCTGTTGAGAAAATGATTTTAGATGGAGCAACTATAATTGATGTTGGTGCTGTTTCTACAAGACCTGATTCAATACAAATAAATTCTGAAGAAGAAATTAAAAGATTAAAACCTGCATTTTCTATTTTACAAAAAATGTTTCCAGATACATGGTTCTCATTAGATACTTATAGGTCAAATGTTGCAAAAATGGCTGTAGAAGAATATGGATTTGGAATGATTAACGATATTTCAGCCGGTAAATTTGATAATAAAATGTTTACCGTAATTTCCGGGTTAAAGATTCCTTACATTATAATGCACATGCAGGGAACACCCGAAAACATGCAACACAATCCAGTTTATTCTAAAATTACTCCGGAAATAATTTCAAATTTTTCAGAAATATTAAATGAATTAAAGCAACTTGGTGTTAATGATGTTCTTATTGATCCTGGTTTTGGTTTTGGAAAGACAATTGAACATAATTATAAATTATTAAAAGAACTTACAGCATTTAAAATATTTGAATTACCTATTGTTGTAGGAGTGTCAAGAAAATCTATGATTTACAAACTGCTCCAATGTTCTGCTGATGATGCATTAAATGGAACTTCAATAGTGAATACTTTAGCATTAATTAATGGTGCTGATATTCTAAGAGTTCACGATGTAAAACAAGCAGTTGAAGCATTAAAAATTGTTGAACTTTACAAAAATTGCTGA
- a CDS encoding TIGR00159 family protein encodes MPAFINITFFDILDIVLVAFLLYKVYMLIKGSVAINIFVGIALIYIVWIIVKALKMQMLSSILGQVMGVGAIALIIVFQQEVRRFLLLIGSKYFTENYKLRFTRLFSLKFKPQPMLNIKSIMVAIDNMSKKKTGSLIVIAKKMSLDNYSHIGDVLDAKISSRILESIFSKESPLHDGAVIIFNNKIQSARCILPISDRIDLPPHFGTRHRAALGMTEATDSFIIVVSEETGSISYAINGELTYDITTQQLTTILEKEFNF; translated from the coding sequence ATTCCTGCATTTATAAATATTACATTTTTTGATATTCTGGACATAGTACTTGTAGCTTTTTTACTGTACAAAGTTTACATGTTAATTAAAGGTTCTGTTGCAATAAATATTTTTGTTGGAATTGCTCTAATTTATATTGTTTGGATTATTGTTAAAGCATTAAAAATGCAGATGCTTAGCTCTATTTTAGGGCAGGTAATGGGAGTAGGGGCTATTGCATTAATTATTGTATTTCAACAGGAAGTAAGACGGTTTTTATTATTAATTGGATCAAAATATTTTACTGAAAATTATAAATTGCGATTTACACGACTTTTTAGTTTAAAGTTTAAACCACAACCTATGCTTAATATTAAGTCGATTATGGTTGCAATTGATAATATGTCTAAGAAAAAAACCGGATCACTTATAGTAATTGCAAAGAAGATGAGTCTTGATAATTATTCGCATATTGGAGATGTACTTGATGCAAAAATTTCCAGCCGTATTCTTGAATCTATTTTTTCTAAAGAAAGTCCGCTTCATGATGGTGCAGTAATTATTTTTAATAACAAAATTCAATCAGCGCGTTGTATTTTACCGATTTCGGATAGAATAGATTTACCTCCGCATTTTGGAACACGTCATCGTGCAGCGCTTGGTATGACAGAGGCTACAGATTCTTTTATTATTGTAGTATCTGAAGAAACCGGATCTATATCTTATGCTATTAATGGTGAATTAACTTACGATATAACAACTCAACAACTCACAACAATTCTTGAAAAGGAATTTAACTTCTAA
- a CDS encoding TIGR01777 family protein, with translation MKIFITGATGFVGSNLVNYLIDNGYDVSSITRKDLLGSAEDIALKIEGAYAVINLAGATINKRWTRKYKREIYTSRIFTTKKIVEAIGLCKTRPLILINASAIGIYDDIHVHDEQSHHLAFNYLSKVVRDWEHVANSAMDFGTQVFILRLGIVLGRNGGMLKKLIPLFKMGLGGKIGNGKQYFSFIHIKDILNVIDFALSKKLPTGVYNLTSPERLTNYDLIKQIARIVRKPAFFHLPKFFFSLLYKEGAIVLTGGQAAIPFNLMEHGYKFQFPVLFDALTEELKK, from the coding sequence ATGAAAATATTTATAACAGGAGCAACTGGATTTGTAGGATCAAATCTTGTAAATTATCTAATAGATAATGGTTATGATGTTAGTTCTATTACAAGAAAAGATTTATTAGGGTCAGCCGAAGATATAGCTTTAAAAATTGAAGGAGCTTATGCTGTTATAAATCTTGCAGGTGCAACAATTAATAAAAGATGGACAAGAAAGTATAAGCGTGAAATTTATACCAGCAGAATATTTACTACAAAAAAAATAGTTGAGGCCATTGGATTATGTAAAACAAGACCACTGATATTAATTAATGCTTCTGCAATCGGGATATATGATGACATTCATGTTCATGATGAACAGAGCCACCATTTGGCATTTAACTATCTTTCTAAAGTAGTAAGAGATTGGGAACATGTTGCAAATAGTGCAATGGATTTTGGTACTCAGGTTTTTATTTTAAGATTGGGTATTGTGTTAGGTAGAAATGGTGGGATGTTAAAGAAACTGATTCCTTTATTTAAAATGGGACTAGGTGGTAAAATTGGTAATGGAAAACAATATTTTAGTTTTATTCATATTAAAGACATTCTTAATGTTATTGATTTTGCTTTAAGCAAAAAATTACCAACAGGTGTATATAATTTAACTTCTCCTGAGAGATTAACTAATTATGATTTGATCAAACAAATTGCACGAATTGTTCGCAAACCTGCTTTTTTTCATCTTCCGAAATTCTTTTTTAGTTTATTATACAAAGAGGGAGCAATTGTTTTAACAGGAGGACAAGCTGCAATACCTTTCAATTTAATGGAGCATGGTTATAAATTTCAGTTTCCTGTACTTTTTGATGCATTAACCGAAGAATTAAAAAAATAA